One genomic window of Bacteroidota bacterium includes the following:
- a CDS encoding sugar MFS transporter, with protein MENTKSNPNYRKALIVLTSLFFMWGFITCMNDILIPFLKKVFELNYTQAMLVQFCFFGAYFIGSLIYFLISASSGDPISKIGYKNGILIGLIISAIACVLFYPAAEMKAYWLFLTALFILGLGFTLLQIAANPYVAILGKSETASSRLNLSQGFNSLGTTIAPIIGGFLVFHYFAKLGTPLLSNSGLPIVTDEGDPISAYGVQLPYLLWAGLFIILAFIIKFTKLPKFANSSTIEKGAGALKHQHLVLGMLAIFMYVGGEVSIGSVLINYIKEIVGYPEMEAKSFLAFYWGGAMIGRFLGAISMSEMQDKVKKSLSMIAVAIAAFLVIYFAVYFESGFEFEFVRITPFLIFIGVNLIAFHFGKSLPARTLMIFALIVICLLIITLFSDGKLALWTVISIGLFNSIMWSNIFTLAIKDLGKYTSQGSSLLVMAILGGALIPLVQGAFADMFGALHYSFFVPIICYIYLAYYGWKGHVVRKTVS; from the coding sequence ATGGAAAACACAAAATCAAATCCAAATTACAGAAAAGCACTTATAGTTTTAACCTCTTTATTCTTCATGTGGGGATTTATAACTTGCATGAACGATATTCTCATTCCATTCCTGAAAAAAGTTTTTGAGTTAAATTATACACAAGCAATGTTGGTTCAGTTTTGCTTCTTTGGAGCATATTTTATAGGCTCTCTAATTTATTTTCTCATATCGGCTTCCTCAGGCGACCCAATTTCAAAAATTGGCTATAAAAATGGAATATTAATCGGGCTCATAATTTCAGCAATTGCTTGCGTTTTGTTCTATCCTGCTGCCGAGATGAAAGCCTACTGGCTATTTCTTACTGCCTTGTTTATTTTGGGGCTTGGCTTCACATTATTGCAAATTGCAGCAAATCCTTATGTAGCAATTTTGGGGAAATCTGAAACTGCTTCAAGCAGACTAAATTTATCGCAAGGTTTTAATTCCCTTGGAACTACCATTGCTCCGATTATTGGCGGTTTTCTTGTTTTTCATTATTTTGCAAAACTCGGAACGCCTCTTCTTTCCAATTCCGGACTACCTATAGTTACCGACGAAGGAGACCCAATCTCGGCTTATGGCGTACAATTACCATATTTGTTGTGGGCCGGACTTTTCATTATTTTAGCGTTTATAATAAAATTTACAAAACTTCCGAAATTTGCCAATAGTTCTACCATAGAAAAAGGTGCCGGCGCATTGAAACATCAACATCTCGTGTTGGGAATGCTTGCAATTTTTATGTACGTAGGTGGCGAAGTTAGTATTGGTAGCGTGCTCATAAATTATATTAAAGAAATTGTAGGTTACCCTGAAATGGAAGCAAAATCGTTTTTGGCTTTCTATTGGGGAGGTGCTATGATTGGTAGATTTCTGGGAGCAATCTCAATGAGCGAAATGCAAGATAAAGTTAAAAAGAGTTTAAGTATGATTGCTGTGGCTATTGCTGCATTTTTAGTGATATATTTTGCCGTGTATTTCGAAAGTGGTTTTGAATTTGAATTTGTTAGAATTACACCCTTCCTTATTTTTATAGGTGTAAATCTCATCGCTTTTCATTTTGGGAAATCCTTGCCTGCTCGTACCTTGATGATTTTCGCTTTAATAGTAATTTGTTTGCTTATTATCACATTGTTTTCAGACGGGAAATTAGCATTATGGACTGTGATAAGCATAGGTTTGTTCAATTCAATAATGTGGTCGAATATTTTCACACTCGCTATTAAAGATCTTGGAAAATATACCAGCCAGGGCTCATCACTTCTTGTCATGGCAATTCTTGGAGGAGCTTTAATTCCGTTGGTTCAGGGAGCTTTCGCCGATATGTTTGGAGCTTTGCATTATTCATTTTTTGTACCAATTATTTGCTATATATATTTGGCTTATTATGGTTGGAAAGGGCATGTTGTGAGGAAAACAGTTTCATAA
- a CDS encoding family 20 glycosylhydrolase translates to MKKMRVFAIVLIIAVSFAGCNSQKKITSENLKIDLVPQVSDLTKKSGTFSFDEKIVVVSENEELLDLQDYLSKFLFEECNKNVAIVSKKPDGLPFIHLFLKKNAQLGNEGYTLEISDKYIELSAHEPAGIFYGIQTLKQLVATNNHAKIILPQLLITDIPKFPWRGMLLDCCRHFMEKEFVKRYIDLLAYHKMNRLHWHLTEDQGWRIEIEKYPKLTEIGAWRNEVDGKKYGGFYSKEDVKEIVEYAASRYITVVPEIELPGHSSAALASYPEISCTGGPFQVETNWGVFKDIYCAGNDNTFAFLQDVLDEVCELFPSEYIHIGGDEAPKYRWENCEKCQKRIEDEKLHDEHELQSYFIKRIEKYLSSKGKKIIGWDEILEGGLAPGATVQSWRGIEGGIEAARTGHDAIMSPTSHAYFDYDVKTTDLEKVYSFDPIPEELNETEAKHILGGECNMWTERAPQETIDNKVFPRILAMAEVLWTYPQNRNYEEFHNRVQTHYDRLEKLGVNYGFESQPVIFKTEIDLNTGNYKLILSSGKQKLDIHFTIDGSEPNENSEKYSQAILIDKTCKIKAIALHDGKRIGNIFERKFTKHKAIGKKIILKNQYSKNYPANGENSIIDGLKGTNEYRDKLWQGFEGEDLEAIIDLNETMKISEIKLGFLQSVPSWIFAPTKVSFYTSSNGKDYEKAEEITDILPEKLMKTTTKDIGIKLDNTKAQFIKIVGLNKQKCPDWHPGAGGKTWIFIDEIEIY, encoded by the coding sequence ATGAAAAAAATGAGAGTATTTGCAATTGTTTTAATAATAGCAGTTTCTTTTGCAGGATGCAATTCCCAAAAAAAGATTACAAGCGAAAATCTAAAGATAGATTTAGTTCCTCAGGTTAGCGATTTAACAAAAAAATCGGGGACTTTTTCTTTCGATGAAAAAATAGTAGTTGTTTCAGAAAATGAAGAACTCCTGGATTTACAAGATTATCTGAGCAAATTTTTATTTGAAGAATGCAATAAGAATGTTGCAATAGTTAGTAAAAAACCCGATGGACTGCCATTCATTCATCTATTCTTGAAAAAGAATGCACAATTGGGAAATGAAGGATATACATTAGAAATTTCTGATAAATATATTGAATTGTCTGCACACGAACCGGCGGGAATTTTCTACGGAATTCAAACTTTAAAACAATTAGTGGCTACAAACAATCATGCTAAGATAATATTGCCACAACTGTTGATTACCGATATCCCGAAGTTTCCATGGCGTGGAATGCTGTTAGACTGTTGCCGTCATTTCATGGAAAAGGAATTTGTAAAAAGATACATAGACCTTTTGGCATATCATAAAATGAACCGTCTGCATTGGCATCTGACCGAAGATCAGGGCTGGCGAATTGAAATTGAAAAATATCCAAAATTAACAGAAATTGGAGCATGGCGAAACGAAGTGGATGGTAAAAAATACGGTGGTTTTTACAGTAAAGAAGACGTTAAAGAAATTGTAGAATATGCTGCCTCAAGATATATTACGGTTGTTCCTGAGATAGAATTGCCCGGGCACTCATCGGCTGCATTAGCTTCATATCCTGAAATTTCCTGCACCGGAGGTCCATTTCAGGTCGAAACCAATTGGGGTGTTTTTAAAGATATTTATTGTGCCGGAAATGATAATACTTTCGCTTTTTTACAAGATGTTCTTGATGAAGTTTGTGAACTATTTCCCTCAGAATATATTCACATTGGGGGAGACGAAGCTCCAAAATATCGCTGGGAAAATTGCGAAAAATGTCAAAAAAGAATCGAAGATGAAAAACTCCACGACGAACACGAACTACAATCTTATTTTATAAAAAGAATTGAAAAATATTTAAGCTCCAAAGGGAAAAAAATTATTGGCTGGGACGAAATTCTCGAAGGAGGCTTGGCACCCGGAGCAACAGTACAATCGTGGCGAGGAATAGAAGGTGGCATAGAAGCAGCACGAACCGGACACGATGCTATAATGAGCCCCACGAGTCATGCCTATTTCGATTATGATGTTAAAACAACCGATTTGGAGAAGGTTTATTCCTTCGATCCAATTCCAGAAGAACTGAATGAAACAGAAGCAAAACACATTTTGGGCGGGGAGTGCAATATGTGGACTGAAAGAGCACCACAAGAAACCATCGACAATAAAGTATTTCCGCGAATTTTGGCTATGGCCGAAGTTCTTTGGACATATCCTCAAAATAGAAATTATGAAGAATTTCACAATCGGGTGCAAACACATTACGACAGGTTAGAAAAACTTGGCGTGAATTATGGATTCGAATCTCAGCCTGTTATTTTCAAAACAGAAATCGACTTAAATACAGGAAATTATAAACTAATCCTTTCGTCAGGAAAACAAAAACTCGACATTCATTTCACGATTGATGGAAGTGAACCAAACGAAAATTCAGAAAAATATAGCCAAGCAATTCTTATAGATAAAACCTGCAAAATTAAAGCAATTGCACTGCACGATGGAAAGAGAATTGGGAATATTTTCGAAAGAAAATTTACGAAACATAAAGCTATTGGCAAAAAAATAATCCTAAAAAACCAATATTCTAAAAATTATCCTGCAAACGGCGAAAATTCTATAATAGATGGTTTGAAAGGGACAAATGAATATAGGGACAAACTCTGGCAAGGATTTGAAGGCGAAGACCTTGAAGCAATAATCGACCTCAATGAAACGATGAAAATATCTGAAATCAAACTTGGCTTTCTACAATCGGTTCCATCATGGATTTTTGCACCAACAAAAGTAAGTTTTTATACTTCAAGCAACGGTAAAGATTATGAAAAAGCAGAAGAAATAACCGACATTCTCCCAGAAAAACTTATGAAAACCACAACAAAAGATATTGGCATAAAACTCGATAACACCAAAGCTCAATTCATAAAAATTGTAGGACTGAACAAACAAAAATGCCCCGACTGGCATCCGGGTGCCGGCGGCAAAACATGGATATTTATTGACGAAATTGAAATATATTAG
- a CDS encoding glycoside hydrolase family 92 protein has protein sequence MIYAKGILYFILSLFISCSSPNKSAEIEKFSVNPFIGTGGHGHTYPGVCSPFGMVQLSPDTRLDGWDGCSAYHYSDSVVYGFSHTHLSGTGCSDYGDILLMPTTGKPSLNNEDYASKFSHKNEKATAGYYSTKLNDYGIIVELTATQRAGFHKYTFPESEKSNIIIDLDHRDKVLDAEIEILSDTEIAGKRISRAWANEQHVYFVAKFSKAFTNSGISIDEEISAEAKKAEGKNLKAFVSFSTKENEEVLLKIGLSAVSVENARKNLDAEIPEWNFEKIKTQVKSIWGKELGKIIVEGGTQNQQTVFYTALYHSMLAPNIFMDINGQYRGRDLNIHQAKNFENYTVFSLWDTYRATHPLFTIIDQKRTNDFIQTFIKQYEQGGMLPVWELSANETGCMIGYHSIPVIADAFMKGIKDYDVEKAFEAMINSAEQDHLGLEFYKEKGYIPGNKEGESVSKTLEYAYDDWCIAKMAKELGKEDIYIRYIERAQSYKNIFDASTGFMRAKHNECWKTPFEPREVDFNFTEANSWQYSFYVPQDISGLIKYHGGKQKLEAKLDELFSANSETTGREQSDITGLIGQYAHGNEPSHHMAYLYNYLNSPWKTQKIVRQIMDEMYTAKPDGLCGNEDCGQMSSWYVLSAMGFYPVTPASNIYAIGTPIFPVAKINLENGKQFIIKANNVSNKKIYIQSAKLNGKDFTKTYISHFQIMEGGELVFEMGAEANKNWGSLDADIPVAAINEHLIMPLPFAKAEKTFSETTELLLGSITEAAKIYFTLDGSEPNLNSQVFIEKIILTETTTLKAFAHHEKLGKSKDIEAKFFKIRKDRKVSYLLNDKPIDEKSETRPYSTQYTGGGDLCLIDQIRGSSDFKTGEWQGFHEIDVNVVVDLSMKQKIKTVGIGCLQDIKSWIFMPIEIQVFTSNDGIKYSYLTSIKNDVNQKTEGGITKDFTANVNTEARFIKVVAKNMGMCPEWHIGYEHNGKGWIFVDEIIVN, from the coding sequence GACACAAGGCTCGATGGTTGGGATGGTTGCTCTGCCTATCATTATTCCGACAGTGTAGTTTATGGATTTAGCCACACTCACTTAAGCGGCACAGGTTGTTCCGATTATGGCGATATTCTGTTGATGCCAACCACGGGAAAACCAAGTTTGAATAATGAAGATTATGCATCTAAATTTAGTCATAAAAATGAGAAAGCAACTGCAGGCTATTACAGCACAAAGCTCAACGACTACGGCATTATAGTAGAACTAACTGCCACACAACGAGCTGGTTTTCATAAATATACTTTTCCTGAAAGCGAAAAATCAAACATAATTATCGACCTCGACCATAGAGATAAAGTTTTGGATGCCGAAATTGAAATTCTTAGCGATACAGAAATTGCCGGAAAAAGAATTTCAAGAGCATGGGCAAACGAACAGCATGTCTATTTTGTAGCCAAATTTTCGAAAGCATTTACAAATTCAGGAATTTCAATCGACGAAGAAATTTCAGCGGAAGCGAAAAAAGCAGAAGGCAAAAATCTGAAAGCGTTTGTTTCTTTCTCTACCAAAGAAAATGAAGAAGTTCTACTAAAAATAGGACTTTCTGCGGTAAGCGTAGAAAATGCCCGAAAAAACTTAGATGCAGAAATACCGGAGTGGAATTTCGAAAAAATAAAAACCCAAGTAAAATCTATCTGGGGAAAAGAATTAGGAAAAATTATTGTAGAAGGCGGAACGCAAAATCAACAAACAGTTTTTTACACGGCTTTATACCATAGTATGCTCGCTCCAAACATTTTCATGGATATAAATGGACAGTACAGAGGCAGAGATTTAAATATTCATCAGGCTAAAAATTTCGAAAACTATACAGTTTTTTCGCTTTGGGATACTTATCGTGCAACTCATCCATTATTCACCATAATTGACCAAAAAAGAACTAACGATTTTATTCAAACTTTTATCAAGCAATATGAACAAGGCGGAATGTTACCGGTTTGGGAACTTTCGGCAAACGAAACCGGCTGTATGATTGGCTACCACTCTATTCCGGTAATTGCCGATGCATTTATGAAAGGTATAAAAGATTATGATGTAGAAAAAGCATTTGAAGCTATGATAAATAGTGCCGAGCAAGACCATCTGGGATTAGAATTTTACAAAGAAAAAGGATATATTCCCGGAAACAAAGAAGGGGAATCGGTATCGAAAACCCTTGAATATGCTTACGACGACTGGTGTATTGCCAAAATGGCGAAAGAACTTGGAAAAGAAGATATATATATAAGGTATATTGAACGAGCCCAGAGCTACAAAAATATTTTCGACGCTTCCACAGGTTTTATGCGTGCAAAACACAACGAATGTTGGAAAACTCCATTCGAGCCACGTGAAGTCGATTTTAACTTTACTGAAGCAAATTCCTGGCAATATAGCTTTTATGTTCCGCAGGATATTAGCGGATTGATTAAATATCACGGTGGAAAACAAAAATTAGAAGCCAAACTTGATGAATTGTTTTCAGCCAATTCAGAAACCACAGGTCGTGAGCAAAGCGATATTACCGGACTGATAGGGCAATATGCCCACGGTAACGAGCCAAGTCACCATATGGCTTATTTATACAATTATTTGAATAGTCCGTGGAAAACCCAAAAAATTGTCAGGCAAATAATGGATGAGATGTACACAGCCAAACCCGATGGACTGTGCGGAAACGAAGATTGCGGGCAAATGTCGTCCTGGTATGTTCTTAGTGCAATGGGTTTTTATCCGGTTACACCTGCCTCGAACATTTATGCAATTGGAACTCCGATTTTTCCAGTGGCAAAAATAAATCTCGAAAACGGCAAACAGTTTATTATAAAAGCAAACAATGTTTCCAACAAAAAAATTTATATCCAGTCTGCAAAACTTAACGGAAAGGATTTTACGAAAACCTATATTTCCCATTTTCAAATTATGGAAGGTGGCGAACTTGTTTTCGAAATGGGTGCTGAAGCTAACAAAAATTGGGGAAGCCTCGATGCAGACATACCTGTGGCTGCTATAAACGAGCACTTAATAATGCCCCTACCTTTTGCGAAAGCCGAAAAAACCTTTAGCGAAACCACTGAACTTTTGTTGGGCTCTATTACTGAGGCTGCAAAAATCTATTTCACTCTTGATGGCTCAGAACCAAATCTGAATTCGCAGGTATTTATAGAAAAAATAATCCTTACTGAGACAACTACACTCAAAGCCTTTGCACATCACGAAAAACTGGGTAAAAGTAAAGATATTGAGGCTAAGTTTTTTAAAATCCGCAAAGACAGAAAAGTAAGCTATTTATTGAATGATAAACCAATTGATGAAAAATCAGAAACTAGGCCATACAGTACTCAATATACCGGTGGTGGCGATTTGTGTTTGATAGACCAAATTCGTGGTAGTTCTGATTTTAAAACCGGCGAGTGGCAGGGATTTCACGAAATTGATGTGAATGTAGTTGTTGACCTTAGTATGAAACAAAAAATAAAAACGGTTGGAATTGGCTGCCTTCAGGATATAAAATCCTGGATTTTTATGCCTATTGAAATTCAGGTTTTTACCTCGAATGATGGGATCAAATATTCATATTTGACTTCTATAAAGAATGATGTAAATCAGAAAACTGAAGGTGGGATAACTAAAGATTTCACAGCAAATGTAAATACCGAAGCCAGATTTATAAAAGTTGTTGCAAAAAATATGGGAATGTGTCCTGAATGGCATATAGGTTATGAGCACAACGGAAAAGGTTGGATTTTTGTTGATGAAATTATTGTAAATTAA